From Ptychodera flava strain L36383 chromosome 2, AS_Pfla_20210202, whole genome shotgun sequence, the proteins below share one genomic window:
- the LOC139119070 gene encoding uncharacterized protein, whose amino-acid sequence MVFKCTQWVQIASFCYRVLRKKYQRLWRMRRTKLKILLLMCICWLTIKAELDGGDVCSEDFCARPDLCAYVFTFGKGENGVCPAVSNAIQSVNDIEDDIDLLYERFRESNRAIDLVKQGQDNILSLIYQQNEVIGELESRVDMNDGGTGGYLDSLMDQIETIKENLTDLYARSVSVQQIIREDREAHNTQLQVLERKISQLEAKNTFFEGELTRLASLIAADQENGKWRTDLRCGSSFPLADGTPAECNPDSDYPCCSSIGWCGNTRDHCSCGNCIDYRTTGQENRKWRDDLRCGSSFPLADGTPAECNPDGEYPCCSSIGWCGNTWDHCSCGNCIDYRTAGHENGKWRTDLRCGSTFPLADGTPAECNPDGEYPCCSSIGWCGNTRDHCSCDNCIDYRIAGQENGKWRADLRCGSSFPLADGTPAECNPGSEYPCCSSIGWCGNTWDHCSCDNCKDYRKSNQKWRDDFRCGSAFPLANGSPAECDPNGEYPCCSPYDWCGNTGDHCSCASCVDYRTRK is encoded by the exons ATGGTCTTCAAATGCACGCAATGGGTGCAAATTGCTTCATTTTGTTATAGAGTTCTCAGGAAGAAGTATCAAAGACTTTGGAGGATGCGTCGTACGAAGTTAAAAATCTTATTGCTTATGTGCATCTGTTGGTTGACTATCAAGGCAGAACTTGACGGAGGCGATGTCTGCAGTGAGGATTTTTGCGCTCGTCCTGACCTTTGCGCTTATGTGTTCACTTTTGGTAAAGGTGAAAATGGTGTCTGTCCCGCCGTTAGCAATGCCATTCAGTCTGTCAACGACATCGAAGACGACATCGACTTGCTTTATGAAAGGTTTCGAGAGTCGAACAGAGCGATAGATCTAGTGAAGCAGGGACAAGATAACATCCTAAGCTTGATCTACCAACAGAATGAAGTTATCGGTGAATTAGAGAGTAGAGTTGATATGAACGATGGCGGCACCGGTGGATATTTAGATTCGCTGATGGATCAAATAGAAACGATAAAGGAGAATTTGACTGACCTGTATGCTCGAAGTGTCAGTGTTCAGCAGATTATAAGGGAAGATCGGGAAGCCCACAATACTCAACTTCAAGTTCTAGAGAGGAAGATATCACAACTAGAAGCTAAAAATACTTTCTTTGAGGGCGAATTGACGAGACTTGCCTCTCTAATAG CTGCAGATCAAGAAAACGGAAAATGGAGAACTGACCTCCGATGTGGATCGAGTTTTCCCCTTGCTGATGGTACTCCAGCGGAGTGTAATCCTGACAGTGACTACCCATGCTGTTCATCTATTGGTTGGTGTGGGAATACCAGGGATCACTGTTCGTGTGGCAACTGTATAGATTACCGCA CCACAGGTCaggaaaatagaaaatggaGAGATGACCTCCGATGTGGATCGAGTTTTCCACTTGCTGATGGTACTCCAGCGGAGTGTAATCCTGATGGTGAATACCCATGCTGTTCATCTATCGGTTGGTGTGGGAATACCTGGGATCACTGTTCGTGTGGCAACTGTATAGATTACCGCA CTGCGGGACACGAAAATGGAAAATGGAGAACTGACCTCCGATGTGGATCGACCTTTCCCCTTGCTGATGGTACTCCAGCGGAGTGTAATCCTGATGGTGAATACCCATGCTGTTCTTCTATTGGTTGGTGTGGGAATACCAGGGATCACTGTTCGTGTGACAACTGTATAGATTACCGCA TTGCGGGTcaagaaaatggaaaatggaGAGCTGACCTCCGATGTGGATCGAGTTTTCCCCTCGCTGATGGTACTCCAGCGGAGTGTAATCCTGGCAGTGAATACCCATGCTGTTCTTCTATTGGTTGGTGTGGAAACACCTGGGATCACTGTTCGTGTGACAACTGTAAAGATTACCGCA AGAGTAACCAAAAGTGGAGAGACGATTTCCGATGTGGATCAGCCTTTCCTCTTGCCAACGGTAGTCCAGCGGAATGTGACCCTAATGGTGAATATCCGTGCTGCTCACCTTACGACTGGTGCGGCAACACCGGTGATCATTGTTCGTGTGCATCCTGTGTTGATTACCGCA CTAGAAAGTAA